One Glutamicibacter mishrai genomic window carries:
- a CDS encoding electron transfer flavoprotein subunit alpha/FixB family protein, with translation MPSALVFFNELSDAPSKAQRELLTLASRFDRATLAVASEVPQSAQDVVSGYGVDKLLVAPGNDDVFIDHALSALAAAVKQSEADVVLVANDNFNREIAARLAVRLDGAVITDAIDVSADLVVTKDELAGSYSAQAKATNGTLFVTVKPNSIEDAPQPQSQGQQLEVQPLDYEAAATPAIRIVATEAKAVSDRPKLTEARVVVAGGRGVNGDFGPVEDLADALAGAVGASRAATDAGWISHDAQIGQTGVTVSPQLFISAGISGAIQQKAGMQTSKCIIAINKDVDAPVFEIADFGIVGDLAKVLPQAAEEIRRRQA, from the coding sequence ATGCCTTCAGCACTAGTATTTTTCAACGAACTTTCCGATGCCCCTTCCAAGGCGCAACGAGAGCTTCTGACCCTTGCCTCCCGTTTTGATCGGGCTACTTTGGCCGTTGCCTCTGAGGTTCCGCAGTCCGCTCAGGATGTAGTCAGTGGCTACGGAGTGGATAAGCTCCTGGTTGCACCCGGAAATGACGATGTCTTCATCGATCATGCGCTCTCGGCTCTTGCAGCTGCCGTCAAGCAGAGCGAAGCCGATGTAGTTCTGGTTGCCAACGATAATTTCAACCGCGAGATCGCAGCACGATTGGCCGTTCGCCTTGATGGCGCGGTCATTACCGATGCCATTGATGTTTCCGCGGATCTGGTTGTGACCAAAGACGAGCTGGCCGGCAGCTACAGCGCCCAGGCTAAAGCCACGAACGGAACGTTATTCGTTACCGTGAAGCCGAACAGCATTGAAGATGCGCCACAGCCACAGTCACAGGGCCAGCAGCTGGAGGTCCAGCCACTGGACTACGAGGCTGCCGCTACGCCTGCCATTCGCATTGTGGCCACTGAAGCCAAAGCTGTCTCGGATCGTCCAAAGCTGACCGAAGCACGCGTTGTGGTTGCTGGCGGACGAGGAGTCAACGGGGACTTCGGCCCAGTTGAGGACCTGGCCGACGCACTTGCAGGCGCTGTCGGCGCCTCGCGTGCTGCCACTGACGCCGGTTGGATTTCCCATGATGCACAGATCGGCCAGACCGGTGTCACGGTTTCACCTCAGCTGTTCATCTCTGCCGGTATCTCCGGAGCGATCCAGCAGAAGGCCGGTATGCAAACCAGCAAGTGCATCATTGCCATCAATAAAGATGTCGACGCGCCTGTTTTCGAAATCGCTGATTTCGGAATCGTTGGCGATTTGGCCAAGGTGCTTCCACAAGCTGCAGAAGAGATTCGACGCCGTCAAGCATGA
- a CDS encoding electron transfer flavoprotein subunit beta/FixA family protein — protein MTEETTVPLKIVVLVKHVPDVQFDRHIDSASLRLDRSESVLSELDEYAVEAAVSLVESQGGFAAGHEVIAATMGGKSASNSVKKALQMGASSGFHLNDDALAGSDTVATSKALAALIEHVGDVDLVVTGMSSTDAETSVVPAQLAERLNFAQLTHALAVEFDGASRELTIRRDHADRTLSLTAALPAVLSVTDQANEPRYPNFKAIMAAKKKSITEVDLAGIGLDAEAVGASGSRSVVLDATARPAREAGTVINDSGQAGIALVDFLAEQKLI, from the coding sequence ATGACCGAGGAAACTACGGTGCCGCTAAAAATAGTGGTGCTGGTCAAACATGTTCCAGATGTCCAATTTGATCGTCACATCGATTCTGCTTCGTTGCGTCTTGACCGTTCGGAATCGGTCCTCTCCGAATTGGACGAATACGCTGTCGAAGCAGCTGTATCTTTGGTTGAATCCCAGGGCGGATTCGCTGCCGGGCACGAAGTCATCGCAGCCACCATGGGTGGAAAGAGTGCCAGCAACTCCGTAAAGAAAGCCCTGCAGATGGGTGCCAGCTCAGGTTTCCACCTCAACGATGATGCACTGGCTGGTTCCGATACCGTTGCGACTTCCAAGGCTCTGGCAGCGCTGATCGAGCATGTCGGCGACGTTGATCTTGTTGTCACAGGAATGTCTTCAACTGACGCAGAGACTTCGGTTGTTCCCGCCCAGTTGGCTGAGCGTTTGAACTTTGCGCAGCTGACCCATGCCTTGGCTGTTGAATTTGATGGCGCCAGCCGAGAGCTGACCATTCGCCGCGATCATGCAGATCGAACTCTAAGCCTCACTGCAGCATTGCCAGCAGTCCTGTCGGTGACTGATCAGGCCAATGAGCCGCGCTACCCGAACTTCAAGGCCATCATGGCCGCGAAGAAGAAGAGCATCACCGAAGTGGATTTGGCAGGCATCGGCCTGGACGCTGAAGCAGTAGGTGCCTCGGGGTCGCGTTCGGTTGTTCTTGATGCCACTGCTCGACCGGCCCGTGAAGCAGGAACAGTCATCAACGACAGCGGCCAGGCAGGCATTGCCCTGGTTGATTTCTTGGCCGAACAGAAGCTGATCTAA
- a CDS encoding S1C family serine protease, with protein MSQTPNEPRDENLGDSARPSNDQASQPSDSSEPTARYPRLNQEAQAGQQDSNDNSSSAPRTEPISAAAASAPASPYQSQNSAGQQNQSNSPYGSPYAGGAYTQTTYPVPPEKQPKDKKRFAGSTLIAGMVAAALVGGLTAAGTTYLMEDGSSTSTTGGSAPREGVVINNPDKVTEVTAAAAKASPSVVTIEVSGNGNSGSGSGIVLDNKGNILTNTHVVTLGGEVANPTITVQMNDGTVHSAKVVGTDPLSDLAVINIQADGLVPATMGSSSELNVGDTAVAIGAPLGLSGTVTDGIISTLNRTISIASSAVPEEGDQSNGDDGSQFNFQFPGQEQQQQQQSSGSIYVNVIQTDAAINHGNSGGALVNAKGEIIGVNVAIASSGSSEEGGSIGVGFAIPIDYAKRVAQELIDNGSASHGLLGATVTAQGTAEKGEQNTSSFSVGAKVVEVSSGSAAEKAGLKSGDVITGVNGRAVHDSQTVTAAIREIPANGKAEIRYLRNGEEKTANVTVGELSKN; from the coding sequence ATGAGCCAGACCCCGAATGAGCCACGTGATGAAAACTTGGGTGATTCTGCACGGCCATCAAACGACCAGGCAAGCCAGCCTTCAGATTCCTCTGAACCAACCGCTCGGTATCCGCGGTTGAACCAGGAAGCGCAAGCCGGTCAGCAGGACAGCAACGATAATTCATCGTCGGCTCCACGCACCGAGCCAATCAGCGCAGCTGCTGCAAGCGCACCAGCCTCTCCTTACCAGTCACAGAACAGCGCAGGTCAGCAAAACCAGTCGAACTCGCCTTATGGTTCGCCTTATGCTGGCGGAGCGTACACCCAAACGACTTACCCTGTGCCTCCAGAAAAGCAGCCTAAGGATAAGAAGCGTTTTGCTGGCAGCACCCTCATTGCCGGCATGGTTGCAGCCGCCCTTGTCGGCGGCCTGACCGCCGCGGGCACCACGTATTTGATGGAGGATGGAAGCAGCACCTCAACCACCGGCGGATCGGCACCGCGTGAAGGCGTTGTAATCAATAATCCAGACAAGGTAACTGAAGTTACCGCAGCTGCAGCGAAGGCAAGCCCTAGCGTTGTCACCATCGAAGTCTCCGGAAATGGCAACAGTGGTTCGGGCTCAGGCATTGTGCTGGACAACAAGGGCAATATTCTGACGAACACCCACGTGGTCACCCTTGGCGGCGAGGTGGCTAATCCAACCATCACCGTCCAGATGAATGACGGCACCGTGCATTCAGCGAAGGTTGTCGGAACAGATCCGCTCTCGGATCTGGCCGTGATCAATATCCAGGCTGACGGACTGGTGCCGGCAACCATGGGCTCGTCTTCGGAATTGAATGTTGGAGACACCGCCGTAGCCATTGGCGCACCGCTGGGACTTAGCGGAACCGTGACTGACGGCATCATTTCAACTTTGAACCGTACGATTTCCATCGCTTCGTCGGCAGTCCCTGAGGAAGGCGACCAGTCCAATGGGGATGACGGCAGCCAGTTCAACTTCCAGTTCCCAGGCCAGGAACAGCAACAACAGCAACAGTCAAGCGGCTCGATCTACGTCAATGTCATTCAGACCGACGCGGCCATCAACCATGGAAACTCCGGTGGCGCTTTGGTCAATGCCAAGGGCGAAATCATCGGTGTAAACGTAGCCATTGCGTCTTCCGGGTCCAGTGAAGAAGGCGGATCCATTGGCGTGGGCTTCGCGATCCCGATCGATTACGCCAAGCGTGTCGCTCAGGAACTCATCGACAACGGCTCCGCTTCGCACGGCCTGCTCGGTGCTACCGTGACGGCTCAGGGAACTGCTGAAAAGGGTGAACAGAACACCTCATCCTTCTCGGTTGGGGCCAAGGTTGTAGAGGTGAGCTCGGGTTCGGCCGCTGAGAAGGCTGGTTTGAAGTCTGGCGACGTGATCACCGGCGTGAACGGTCGTGCCGTTCACGATTCGCAGACCGTCACTGCCGCAATTCGCGAGATTCCAGCTAACGGCAAGGCCGAAATCCGCTACCTTCGCAACGGTGAAGAGAAGACTGCGAATGTCACCGTCGGAGAGCTGTCAAAAAACTAA
- a CDS encoding TPM domain-containing protein — protein MGMKSRKLIASAVVASVVSLGIATPALAESPVTIPPGDFVIDNSGVLGSDQARIEEEIKELRSDTGLSLFAVFVDEFSNPTKANEWVKEVADKKGFGRSDVILAVATESRQAYFAASDSGPLAEQDSEIYRSQISPALGEDDWAGAVDGAIDGIKNVESGGTAEGSSGGGGFITVLLVIAALAVGGYFLLARRSRKKSQALPPQQNNYPGMAGSPAPQQPLIPLDQLRLQADQLLVAADDSIRSSQQELGFAEAQYGKEAVAVFVQDLGKAKEHLTESFRLQQQLDDDIPDTEADQRSWLNEIINRCRDVNQSLQEHADDFKQLRQLEQNAEARISEVKANQEPLNQRLSSRVSDLEQLSGKYDESAVSQIKDNAQQAGERLTFAASALQQAAENLATSRSDAAVLIQNAEEAQDQADVLLEAIAKAGTSLQQAEQDLRAAVALAERDLAQAKATFATGNSSDLAGPIAGVESALSTTRQATAGGKYNPLALITLLDEATTPLGQSLANMRDRAQQDQAARDQLQSLLHTAASRINGTDDYIRARRGGVRSSARTRLAEAQRTLDEAHSFAHSDPARAVAAAQRSIQLADQAAQMAENDVSGFGGYGDSFGGGYGRGRGGGVFDGVGGAVLGGILINTILGGGHSGGHSGGNDGFFGGGGFGGFDGGGGGGFGGGDFGGGDGGNF, from the coding sequence ATGGGAATGAAGAGTCGGAAGCTGATTGCCAGTGCAGTAGTGGCGTCGGTTGTATCGCTCGGAATAGCTACGCCGGCACTCGCTGAGTCGCCGGTGACCATTCCACCAGGCGACTTTGTGATCGACAATTCTGGAGTGCTCGGTTCGGACCAAGCACGCATTGAAGAAGAAATCAAAGAGCTGAGAAGCGATACCGGCCTGAGCCTTTTCGCCGTCTTCGTCGACGAGTTCTCCAACCCCACTAAGGCCAACGAGTGGGTCAAAGAGGTCGCAGACAAGAAGGGCTTTGGGCGCTCGGACGTGATCCTCGCGGTAGCCACAGAATCCCGTCAAGCCTACTTCGCTGCTTCAGATAGCGGGCCTCTGGCAGAGCAGGACTCCGAAATCTATCGCTCGCAGATCAGTCCCGCCTTGGGCGAAGACGACTGGGCCGGAGCTGTTGACGGCGCCATTGATGGCATCAAGAACGTCGAGAGCGGCGGCACCGCAGAGGGCTCTTCCGGAGGCGGCGGTTTCATCACCGTCCTGCTAGTCATCGCAGCGTTGGCTGTCGGCGGATACTTCCTCCTTGCTAGAAGAAGCCGCAAGAAGTCGCAGGCTCTGCCTCCGCAGCAGAACAACTACCCTGGCATGGCCGGTAGCCCTGCGCCGCAGCAACCGCTGATTCCTCTAGACCAGTTGCGTTTGCAGGCCGATCAACTGCTCGTTGCCGCCGATGATTCCATCCGCTCATCCCAACAGGAACTCGGTTTCGCTGAGGCCCAGTACGGAAAAGAAGCTGTCGCAGTTTTCGTCCAGGATCTGGGCAAGGCCAAGGAGCATCTGACCGAGTCATTCCGTCTCCAGCAGCAGCTGGATGACGATATCCCTGATACCGAAGCAGACCAGCGCTCTTGGCTCAACGAAATCATCAACCGATGCCGCGACGTCAACCAGTCGTTGCAAGAGCATGCTGATGATTTCAAGCAGCTGCGCCAGCTGGAACAGAACGCTGAAGCACGGATATCCGAGGTGAAAGCTAACCAGGAGCCGCTGAACCAGCGACTCTCTTCTCGCGTGTCCGATCTGGAACAGCTCTCGGGTAAGTACGACGAGAGTGCGGTCAGCCAGATCAAGGACAACGCCCAACAGGCAGGCGAACGGCTAACGTTCGCTGCTTCAGCCCTGCAACAAGCTGCTGAAAACCTCGCAACTAGCCGCTCGGACGCAGCCGTGCTCATTCAGAATGCGGAGGAAGCGCAGGATCAGGCTGATGTCCTCCTTGAGGCCATCGCCAAAGCGGGCACGTCATTGCAGCAAGCTGAACAGGATCTTCGTGCAGCCGTTGCCTTGGCAGAACGAGATCTTGCCCAGGCCAAGGCCACGTTCGCAACCGGAAACAGTTCCGATCTGGCAGGACCGATCGCCGGTGTGGAAAGCGCGCTGAGCACAACACGACAGGCCACAGCCGGCGGAAAGTACAATCCGCTGGCACTGATCACCCTTCTGGACGAGGCAACTACTCCCCTGGGCCAGTCATTGGCCAATATGCGCGACCGCGCGCAGCAGGATCAGGCAGCTCGCGACCAATTGCAGTCCTTGCTGCATACCGCTGCGTCACGCATCAATGGAACCGACGACTACATCCGGGCCCGCCGAGGAGGTGTTCGCTCTTCGGCTCGTACGCGTTTGGCCGAGGCGCAGCGCACTCTGGATGAGGCTCACTCCTTCGCGCACTCCGATCCCGCTCGTGCCGTCGCCGCGGCCCAGCGCTCCATCCAGCTTGCCGATCAGGCAGCCCAGATGGCCGAGAACGACGTCAGCGGCTTCGGTGGCTATGGCGACAGCTTCGGCGGCGGCTACGGTCGCGGACGTGGCGGCGGAGTATTCGACGGTGTCGGCGGAGCAGTGCTCGGTGGCATCCTCATCAATACCATCCTTGGAGGCGGCCACAGCGGCGGCCACTCGGGAGGAAACGATGGCTTCTTCGGTGGCGGCGGCTTCGGCGGGTTTGACGGCGGAGGCGGCGGTGGATTTGGAGGAGGTGACTTCGGCGGAGGCGACGGAGGCAACTTCTAA
- a CDS encoding PspA/IM30 family protein, giving the protein MTKQSIFGRISQLAKANINALLDSAEDPQKMMDQMVRDYNDNIAEAEQAIAQTIGNLRMLEEDYREDEEAMAEWGNKALAASNKADEFRASGKADEAGKFDNLAKVAIQRQMQAESEMKTAQPTINSQREIVDKLKTGLNQMKEKRTELASKRDELVARSKAAHAQNQVNEAVKAVNIMDPASEIGRFEEKVRREEARVRGAAELASSSLDAQFESLEDLGEQTEVEARLAALKSKQTGAIEG; this is encoded by the coding sequence ATGACCAAACAATCAATCTTCGGACGCATCTCACAACTAGCCAAGGCCAACATCAACGCCCTGCTCGACTCGGCGGAAGATCCACAGAAGATGATGGATCAGATGGTTCGCGACTACAACGACAACATCGCCGAAGCGGAACAGGCCATTGCCCAAACCATCGGCAACCTGCGCATGTTGGAAGAGGATTACCGCGAAGACGAAGAGGCCATGGCCGAGTGGGGCAATAAGGCTCTGGCGGCGTCGAACAAAGCTGACGAGTTCCGTGCTTCGGGCAAGGCCGATGAGGCCGGCAAGTTCGACAACTTGGCCAAGGTTGCGATCCAGCGCCAGATGCAGGCTGAATCCGAGATGAAGACTGCACAGCCAACCATCAACTCACAGCGTGAAATCGTTGATAAGTTGAAGACCGGCTTGAACCAGATGAAGGAAAAGCGCACCGAGCTTGCTAGCAAGCGCGATGAACTGGTGGCACGTTCAAAGGCAGCGCATGCTCAGAACCAGGTGAACGAGGCCGTGAAGGCCGTGAACATCATGGATCCGGCCAGTGAAATCGGACGCTTCGAGGAAAAAGTCCGTCGCGAAGAAGCCCGCGTTCGCGGAGCTGCCGAGTTGGCTTCCTCCAGCCTCGACGCCCAGTTCGAGTCACTGGAAGATCTCGGCGAACAGACCGAGGTCGAAGCCCGTCTGGCAGCTTTGAAGTCCAAGCAGACTGGCGCTATCGAAGGCTAA
- a CDS encoding UPF0182 family protein, whose translation MSYGSDSPFGGPPRPREPQRPSSPSGKKVSPLTLTIFAVVILVAVFVFLSNFYADILWFNQLGFSQVYWTERVAKLIIFVIALVLMAVPMWFSMRSAYKHRPVYAPNANQPDSMSRYQSQLEPIRRFLMVGIPLVVGIFAAVAVAGQWQTVLLFFNQTPFGSNDPQFNMDLSFFIFSLPFIALIIGFLVSVVLLSGVAGLLTHYLYGGIRVEERGGITVGKAARVHTAIVVAVFLVLQGVNFWIGQYETLTDQSGRVAGALYKDVHAVIPAQMILAIIAILIAITFAIAAFTGRWRIPLIGTAMLVVTMIVVSGVYPFLVQQYQVVPSQRELERDYIDRNIEMTRLAYGLDDIEVTDYDAKISTEKNALAEETATTANIRLLDPNLVSTAFAQLQQFRGYYTFPKNLNVDRYKIDGKVEDTVIAAREVNVDPTDTWVNQHINYTHGYGLVAAYGNRVAAGGRPDFMLGGIPTSGDLITDKDYEPRIYFGENSPEYSVVGGPDEGWTDQELDRPGTGGENQDTRYTFTGDGGPNVGNMFNRLVYALKFASTDLLLSQQVNSESQILYDRDPRDRVSKVAPYLTLDSSAYPAIVDGRVQWIVDGYTTSNDFPYSQQEQLDSAVTDSLTNAQDLSMTGRVNYLRNSVKATVDAYDGSVKLYAWDTEDPILKSWQKVFPSSYKPLKDMSADLIEHVRYPEDLFKVQREVLTTYHVENPDAFYESNDAWAVPDDPTSSTAGVKQPPYFMSLKMPTQDEASFSLTSTFIPAAASNGQQRNVLFGFLSASADAGSQAGVKSEDYGKLRLLELPRDTAVPGPGQAQQNFDTNTRVTQELNLLRQGASEVKNGNLLSLPVGGGILYVQPVYVQSSGQTSYPTLRKVLVSFGDQVGFADTLAEALDEVFGGNSGAVTGETEGVSPGDTPEGEKTPTQSDEQKLSTALSDANAAIKKGQEALAKNDFAAYGEAQKQLQNALDRAMEADAAINGTEVDGEVKLDENGATATPQPSAPAEGTEG comes from the coding sequence GTGTCATACGGATCGGATAGTCCGTTCGGAGGCCCGCCAAGGCCTCGTGAACCGCAAAGGCCTTCCAGCCCATCTGGCAAGAAAGTGTCACCCCTGACATTGACCATCTTTGCGGTGGTTATTTTGGTTGCGGTTTTCGTTTTCTTGTCGAATTTCTATGCAGATATCCTCTGGTTCAACCAGCTGGGTTTCTCGCAGGTTTACTGGACTGAACGCGTCGCCAAGTTAATCATCTTCGTGATCGCCTTGGTGCTGATGGCCGTACCTATGTGGTTCTCGATGCGCAGCGCCTACAAGCACCGTCCGGTGTATGCGCCGAATGCGAATCAACCTGATTCCATGTCACGCTACCAATCGCAACTGGAACCTATCCGCCGTTTCCTGATGGTCGGCATTCCGCTGGTTGTCGGCATCTTCGCCGCGGTGGCAGTTGCCGGCCAATGGCAGACCGTGCTGCTCTTCTTCAACCAGACTCCATTTGGCAGCAACGATCCTCAGTTCAACATGGACCTGAGCTTCTTCATCTTCTCGTTGCCATTTATCGCCCTGATCATCGGATTCCTGGTCTCGGTGGTGCTCTTGAGCGGTGTTGCCGGACTGTTGACTCATTATCTTTATGGCGGAATCCGGGTTGAAGAACGTGGCGGAATCACCGTAGGCAAGGCAGCTCGCGTCCATACTGCAATCGTTGTTGCCGTGTTCCTGGTGCTTCAGGGAGTTAATTTCTGGATCGGCCAGTATGAAACACTCACCGACCAGTCAGGCCGCGTTGCTGGTGCGCTTTACAAGGACGTGCACGCAGTCATTCCTGCGCAGATGATCCTGGCTATTATCGCGATCTTGATCGCTATCACCTTCGCTATTGCCGCGTTCACCGGTCGCTGGAGAATTCCATTGATCGGTACAGCAATGCTGGTTGTCACCATGATTGTGGTCAGCGGTGTCTACCCGTTCCTGGTGCAGCAGTATCAGGTAGTTCCTTCGCAGCGTGAACTTGAACGCGACTACATCGATCGCAACATCGAAATGACTCGTCTGGCCTACGGTCTTGATGACATTGAAGTCACCGACTACGACGCCAAGATCTCCACCGAGAAAAATGCCTTGGCCGAGGAAACCGCAACGACCGCTAATATCCGCTTGCTGGATCCTAACTTGGTCTCAACCGCCTTTGCACAGCTTCAGCAATTCCGCGGGTACTACACGTTCCCGAAGAACCTGAACGTTGACCGCTACAAGATTGACGGCAAGGTTGAAGACACTGTCATCGCGGCTCGTGAAGTCAACGTCGACCCGACCGACACGTGGGTCAACCAGCACATCAACTACACCCACGGTTATGGACTGGTGGCTGCTTACGGCAATCGTGTTGCTGCCGGCGGCCGACCAGACTTCATGCTCGGCGGTATCCCAACGTCAGGTGATTTGATCACCGACAAGGATTACGAGCCACGCATCTACTTTGGCGAAAATTCCCCGGAATACTCGGTTGTCGGCGGTCCAGACGAAGGCTGGACCGACCAGGAGCTGGACCGCCCAGGTACCGGCGGCGAAAACCAGGACACTCGATACACCTTCACCGGTGACGGCGGCCCGAACGTGGGCAACATGTTCAACCGCCTGGTTTACGCGTTGAAGTTCGCATCAACAGATCTGCTGCTTTCCCAGCAGGTCAACTCCGAGTCGCAGATCCTCTACGATCGCGACCCACGCGACCGTGTCAGCAAGGTAGCCCCGTACCTGACCCTTGACTCCAGCGCCTACCCAGCCATTGTCGATGGCCGGGTCCAGTGGATCGTTGATGGCTACACCACGTCTAACGACTTCCCATACTCGCAGCAGGAACAGCTGGATTCTGCCGTCACCGACTCCTTGACCAATGCCCAGGACCTGTCCATGACCGGCCGGGTGAACTACTTAAGGAACTCGGTCAAGGCAACGGTTGATGCCTACGACGGTTCGGTGAAGCTGTACGCTTGGGATACCGAAGACCCGATCCTGAAGTCGTGGCAGAAGGTGTTCCCATCCTCTTACAAGCCGCTCAAGGACATGTCCGCTGATCTGATCGAGCACGTGCGCTACCCAGAGGATCTGTTCAAGGTCCAGCGTGAAGTGCTGACCACGTACCACGTGGAGAACCCAGACGCCTTCTACGAGTCGAATGACGCGTGGGCCGTTCCAGACGATCCAACGTCGTCTACAGCCGGTGTGAAGCAGCCTCCATACTTCATGTCCCTGAAGATGCCGACACAGGACGAAGCGAGCTTCTCGTTGACCTCAACGTTCATTCCTGCGGCAGCATCCAATGGGCAGCAACGCAACGTGCTGTTCGGATTCCTGTCAGCCTCGGCCGATGCTGGCTCACAGGCAGGCGTGAAATCTGAGGACTACGGAAAGCTGCGACTTTTGGAGCTTCCGCGAGATACCGCTGTGCCAGGTCCTGGCCAGGCGCAGCAGAACTTCGATACGAATACCCGCGTGACGCAGGAACTGAACCTGCTGCGCCAGGGCGCTTCGGAAGTCAAGAACGGCAACCTGCTTTCCTTGCCAGTTGGCGGCGGTATCCTCTACGTCCAGCCGGTCTACGTCCAGTCTTCGGGCCAGACCAGCTACCCGACCCTGCGTAAGGTACTGGTCTCCTTCGGTGATCAGGTTGGCTTCGCAGATACCTTGGCTGAAGCACTTGATGAAGTCTTCGGCGGCAACTCTGGCGCTGTGACCGGTGAAACCGAAGGTGTTTCTCCAGGGGACACTCCAGAGGGGGAGAAGACTCCGACGCAGTCAGACGAGCAGAAGCTCTCGACTGCACTGTCGGATGCCAACGCCGCCATCAAGAAGGGCCAGGAGGCACTCGCGAAGAATGACTTCGCAGCCTATGGCGAGGCGCAGAAGCAGCTGCAGAACGCTTTGGATCGTGCCATGGAAGCTGACGCAGCTATCAACGGTACCGAGGTTGATGGGGAAGTGAAGCTGGACGAGAACGGTGCCACCGCGACCCCTCAGCCTTCGGCGCCAGCCGAAGGTACCGAGGGATAG
- a CDS encoding YlbL family protein yields MHEREPQDSHKALGEFGRAPQGSKALKRTSAGVVALLLIGIMMFLPTNFMIRSPGPVFNTLGKDEDNGKDVISIAGEKTFPSQSELDLLTIYVQGGGQNRVTIPVVLEALLNPNKDVVPEETILAHGSSSQQQNEQNDQMMTSSQDLAIAAALSELGYDFKTWLAVADFSAGTNSKSLKKGDRLLKYNGQDISSLEELKKSLNSNGDKPAELIVGRKDKNGDYKDVAVPVKTDEADGERQLGVYLSTEHKFPIDVQFGLQNVGGPSAGMMFALGIIDRLTDGSLAGNHHVAGTGEISADGTVGPIGGIAQKMVAAKNAGATIFLAPADNCNEVVGRVPDGLNVLKISTLSQARTALTKIADGENPANFATCE; encoded by the coding sequence GTGCACGAACGGGAACCACAAGACTCGCATAAAGCGCTTGGCGAATTTGGCCGAGCGCCCCAAGGTTCCAAAGCCCTTAAACGCACCAGTGCCGGAGTTGTGGCTCTCCTGCTCATCGGCATTATGATGTTCCTCCCGACCAATTTCATGATTCGTTCTCCGGGGCCGGTTTTCAACACCCTGGGCAAAGACGAAGATAACGGGAAAGATGTCATCTCGATCGCGGGGGAGAAGACCTTCCCCTCGCAAAGCGAGCTGGACCTGTTGACCATTTATGTACAGGGTGGCGGCCAGAATCGAGTCACCATTCCCGTGGTCCTGGAAGCTTTGCTGAATCCGAACAAGGACGTTGTCCCCGAAGAAACGATTCTTGCCCACGGCTCGTCTAGCCAACAGCAAAATGAGCAGAATGACCAGATGATGACCTCATCGCAAGATCTGGCCATCGCGGCGGCACTGAGCGAATTGGGCTACGACTTCAAGACCTGGCTGGCCGTGGCAGACTTCTCGGCCGGAACCAACAGCAAGTCATTGAAAAAGGGCGACCGTCTTTTGAAGTACAACGGCCAAGACATCAGTTCGCTGGAAGAGCTGAAGAAGTCGCTGAACTCCAACGGAGACAAGCCCGCCGAACTCATCGTGGGCCGCAAGGATAAGAACGGCGACTATAAGGACGTTGCCGTTCCAGTGAAAACCGACGAGGCCGACGGCGAGCGACAGCTCGGTGTCTACCTGAGCACGGAACATAAATTCCCGATTGATGTTCAATTCGGGCTGCAGAATGTTGGCGGGCCGAGTGCCGGAATGATGTTTGCCTTGGGCATTATCGATCGCCTGACCGATGGGTCGTTGGCAGGCAATCATCATGTCGCCGGAACGGGCGAGATCTCCGCGGATGGCACGGTCGGTCCGATTGGCGGCATCGCACAGAAGATGGTTGCCGCAAAAAATGCTGGAGCCACGATTTTCCTGGCACCAGCAGATAACTGCAACGAGGTCGTGGGCAGGGTTCCCGATGGTTTGAACGTGTTGAAGATTTCGACGCTCTCCCAGGCGCGAACGGCTCTGACGAAAATTGCTGACGGTGAGAATCCCGCAAACTTTGCGACATGTGAATAG